The Phragmites australis chromosome 15, lpPhrAust1.1, whole genome shotgun sequence genome window below encodes:
- the LOC133892761 gene encoding transcription factor UNE12-like isoform X3, producing the protein MAGQQPPPGGAEDDFLEHFFAFPAAASGAGAGVHGDQPFPLALSLDAAAEASAGGSRPDRDSVQLAGLFPPMFSGAGGVQQTHLRAAPPPQMFHAQPKPGEGAMAPQPPAPRPKVRARRGQATDPHSIAERLRRERIAERMRALQELVPNTNKTDKAAMLDEILDYVKFLRLQVKVLSMSRLGGAGAVAQLVADIPLSVKGEASDSGSTEHIWEKWSTNGTEKQVAKLMEEDIGAAMQFLQSKALCMMPISLAMAIYDTQLPQEGHSLKPEPNTSS; encoded by the exons ATGGCTGGGCAGCAGCCACCGCCCGGCGGCGCCGAGGACGACTTCCTCGAGCACTTCTTCGCCTTCCCCGCCGCggcctccggcgccggcgccggcgtccACGGGGACCAGCCGTTCCCGCTCGCCCTCAGcctcgacgccgccgccgaggcaTCCGCCGGCGGCTCCAGGCCG GACCGGGACTCCGTGCAGCTCGCCGGCCTCTTCCCTCCGATGTTCTCCGGGGCCGGCGGCGTGCAGCAGACGCAcctccgcgccgcgccgcctccccag ATGTTCCACGCGCAGCCGAAGCCAGGCGAGGGAGCCATGGCGCCGCAGCCTCCCGCGCCGCGGCCGAAGGTGCGGGCGCGGCGGGGGCAGGCGACAGATCCCCACAGTATCGCTGAGAGG CTTAGAAGAGAGAGAATAGCAGAAAGGATGAGGGCCCTGCAAGAATTGGTCCCCAACACAAACAAG ACAGATAAAGCAGCCATGCTAGATGAGATCCTTGATTATGTGAAGTTTCTTAGGCTTCAAGTAAAG GTTTTGAGTATGAGCAGACTGGGTGGTGCTGGTGCAGTTGCGCAGCTGGTTGCTGATATTCCACTCTCAGTTAAG GGTGAGGCAAGTGACAGTGGGAGCACAGAACACATATGGGAAAAGTGGTCAACCAATGGTACAGAAAAGCAGGTAGCGAAGCTGATGGAAGAAGACATCGGAGCAGCGATGCAATTCCTCCAATCCAAAGCGCTGTGCATGATGCCAATTTCACTTGCAATGGCAATCTATGACACACAACTTCCACAGGAGGGTCACTCACTGAAGCCTGAACCCAATACATCTTCATAG
- the LOC133892674 gene encoding tryptophan synthase alpha chain-like → MAFALKAAASTVAAGSASFSAAGPRRAAAAGRVSFRGVAPVVSVRAAVATAGVAVAEDKRSISGTFADLKEQGKTAFVPFITAGDPDLATTAKALKILDACGSDVIELGVPYSDPLADGPVIQAAATRALAKGTTFEDVISMVKEVIPELSCPVALFTYYNPILKRGIPKFMTIVKEAGIHGLVVPDVPLEETDILRSEAAKNNLELVLLTTPTTPKERMEKITKASEGFIYLVSTVGVTGTRVNVSAKVQSLLQDIKQVTEKAVAVGFGVSTPEQVKQIAGWGADGVIIGSAMVRQLGEAASPEEGLKKLEELAKSLKAALP, encoded by the exons ATGGCGTTCGCGCTCAAGGCCGCCGCATCCACCGTAGCCGCGGGGTCGGCATCGTTCTCCGCGGCGGGGCCGAGgcgggccgcggcggcggggagggttTCCTTCCGGGGCGTCGCGCCCGTGGTCTCCGTcagggcggcggtggcgacggcaGGCGTGGCCGTGGCCGAGGACAAGCGAAGCATCTCGGGCACCTTCGCCGATCTCAAGGAGCAGGGAAAG ACTGCGTTCGTCCCATTCATCACTGCTGGTGACCCTGACTTGGCCACCACTGCAAAAGCATTGAAGATCCTTGATGCGTGTGGTTCAGATGTGATTGAATTGGGCGTGCCTTACTCTGATCCACTGGCTGATGGGCCTGTTATTCAG GCCGCTGCCACACGTGCGCTAGCAAAAGGCACCACATTTGAGGATGTTATTTCTATGGTAAAGGAGGTGATACCTGAGCTGTCCTGCCCTGTAGCGCTTTTCACATATTATAACCCGATTTTGAAGCGCGGTATCCCAAAGTTCATGACTATTGTAAAAGAAGCTGGTATACACG GTCTTGTGGTACCTGATGTCCCTCTGGAGGAGACAGATATTTTGAGGAGTGAAGCTGCCAAGAACAACCTAGAGCTG GTGCTACTGACAACACCAACTACACCAAAAGAAAGAATGGAAAAAATTACGAAGGCTTCAGAAGGATTCATTTATCTC GTAAGCACTGTTGGAGTTACTGGCACACGTGTGAATGTAAGCGCCAAGGTGCAATCTCTTCTTCAGGATATCAAGCAG GTCACAGAAAAAGCTGTGGCAGTTGGATTTGGTGTGTCGACTCCAGAGCAGGTGAAACAG ATCGCAGGATGGGGTGCAGATGGTGTGATCATCGGGAGTGCAATGGTCAGGCAATTGGGGGAAGCTGCTTCTCCTGAAGAAGGATTGAAGAAGCTGGAGGAGTTAGCCAAGAGCCTGAAGGCTGCATTGCCATGA
- the LOC133892761 gene encoding transcription factor UNE12-like isoform X2 encodes MAGQQPPPGGAEDDFLEHFFAFPAAASGAGAGVHGDQPFPLALSLDAAAEASAGGSRPDRDSVQLAGLFPPMFSGAGGVQQTHLRAAPPPQPKPGEGAMAPQPPAPRPKVRARRGQATDPHSIAERLRRERIAERMRALQELVPNTNKTDKAAMLDEILDYVKFLRLQVKVLSMSRLGGAGAVAQLVADIPLSVKHGCTESCLNEQGEASDSGSTEHIWEKWSTNGTEKQVAKLMEEDIGAAMQFLQSKALCMMPISLAMAIYDTQLPQEGHSLKPEPNTSS; translated from the exons ATGGCTGGGCAGCAGCCACCGCCCGGCGGCGCCGAGGACGACTTCCTCGAGCACTTCTTCGCCTTCCCCGCCGCggcctccggcgccggcgccggcgtccACGGGGACCAGCCGTTCCCGCTCGCCCTCAGcctcgacgccgccgccgaggcaTCCGCCGGCGGCTCCAGGCCG GACCGGGACTCCGTGCAGCTCGCCGGCCTCTTCCCTCCGATGTTCTCCGGGGCCGGCGGCGTGCAGCAGACGCAcctccgcgccgcgccgcctccccag CCGAAGCCAGGCGAGGGAGCCATGGCGCCGCAGCCTCCCGCGCCGCGGCCGAAGGTGCGGGCGCGGCGGGGGCAGGCGACAGATCCCCACAGTATCGCTGAGAGG CTTAGAAGAGAGAGAATAGCAGAAAGGATGAGGGCCCTGCAAGAATTGGTCCCCAACACAAACAAG ACAGATAAAGCAGCCATGCTAGATGAGATCCTTGATTATGTGAAGTTTCTTAGGCTTCAAGTAAAG GTTTTGAGTATGAGCAGACTGGGTGGTGCTGGTGCAGTTGCGCAGCTGGTTGCTGATATTCCACTCTCAGTTAAG CATGGATGCACTGAATCTTGCTTGAACGAGCAGGGTGAGGCAAGTGACAGTGGGAGCACAGAACACATATGGGAAAAGTGGTCAACCAATGGTACAGAAAAGCAGGTAGCGAAGCTGATGGAAGAAGACATCGGAGCAGCGATGCAATTCCTCCAATCCAAAGCGCTGTGCATGATGCCAATTTCACTTGCAATGGCAATCTATGACACACAACTTCCACAGGAGGGTCACTCACTGAAGCCTGAACCCAATACATCTTCATAG
- the LOC133892761 gene encoding transcription factor UNE12-like isoform X1, with product MAGQQPPPGGAEDDFLEHFFAFPAAASGAGAGVHGDQPFPLALSLDAAAEASAGGSRPDRDSVQLAGLFPPMFSGAGGVQQTHLRAAPPPQMFHAQPKPGEGAMAPQPPAPRPKVRARRGQATDPHSIAERLRRERIAERMRALQELVPNTNKTDKAAMLDEILDYVKFLRLQVKVLSMSRLGGAGAVAQLVADIPLSVKHGCTESCLNEQGEASDSGSTEHIWEKWSTNGTEKQVAKLMEEDIGAAMQFLQSKALCMMPISLAMAIYDTQLPQEGHSLKPEPNTSS from the exons ATGGCTGGGCAGCAGCCACCGCCCGGCGGCGCCGAGGACGACTTCCTCGAGCACTTCTTCGCCTTCCCCGCCGCggcctccggcgccggcgccggcgtccACGGGGACCAGCCGTTCCCGCTCGCCCTCAGcctcgacgccgccgccgaggcaTCCGCCGGCGGCTCCAGGCCG GACCGGGACTCCGTGCAGCTCGCCGGCCTCTTCCCTCCGATGTTCTCCGGGGCCGGCGGCGTGCAGCAGACGCAcctccgcgccgcgccgcctccccag ATGTTCCACGCGCAGCCGAAGCCAGGCGAGGGAGCCATGGCGCCGCAGCCTCCCGCGCCGCGGCCGAAGGTGCGGGCGCGGCGGGGGCAGGCGACAGATCCCCACAGTATCGCTGAGAGG CTTAGAAGAGAGAGAATAGCAGAAAGGATGAGGGCCCTGCAAGAATTGGTCCCCAACACAAACAAG ACAGATAAAGCAGCCATGCTAGATGAGATCCTTGATTATGTGAAGTTTCTTAGGCTTCAAGTAAAG GTTTTGAGTATGAGCAGACTGGGTGGTGCTGGTGCAGTTGCGCAGCTGGTTGCTGATATTCCACTCTCAGTTAAG CATGGATGCACTGAATCTTGCTTGAACGAGCAGGGTGAGGCAAGTGACAGTGGGAGCACAGAACACATATGGGAAAAGTGGTCAACCAATGGTACAGAAAAGCAGGTAGCGAAGCTGATGGAAGAAGACATCGGAGCAGCGATGCAATTCCTCCAATCCAAAGCGCTGTGCATGATGCCAATTTCACTTGCAATGGCAATCTATGACACACAACTTCCACAGGAGGGTCACTCACTGAAGCCTGAACCCAATACATCTTCATAG